The Lolium rigidum isolate FL_2022 chromosome 2, APGP_CSIRO_Lrig_0.1, whole genome shotgun sequence genomic interval TCTACTTCCGCGCCTCCGCTGGAACGGAGACGGGAGCGTCGTTGAGCACCGTATGTGTGCGAAACTACGAGGTGTTGCACATGCAGCATTGGACGTCGTACAAGAGGACTTCATCACGACCCCGGGGTCGGCGACGAGTATACATCAACCACGTTCTAGCGGAACACCGCTTTTGATCTACGAGGGTACGTCACCGAAATCTTTACCGTTACTGCATTACTCCTAGATAGATCTAGGCAACCGGGTTGCCTTAGTTAGAAACTTTTTGTTTTCTGCTACGAATCCCTAACACGTCACCACCCTTCCAACAGCAGGAGTACCATGAGTCTACGAGGTAGGTCAATGAGAAATTTGGGGGTGAGCCACCTTATGCACACGTTTCCTATCATTTTACAAACTTTCTCGCCATAATTTTTTTGTATAATTTAACCATCCACATGATGCACATTTCTGTCTTGATTCAATACATTTACCGTATGTGTTTAGTATATGCATTTATAAGTTTGAGTGACTTCATTCTGATTTTTTAAATGATTTTGAAGGAGAACACTTGAGGCCttatttggtactagagttttagagTTTTTGTGAGGATTAGCGGGATAATCCCCACTTACACATAAAAGCATGTTTGGTAATATAGTATTGTGCGAGTTTAATCCCCGCTTATCCCAACTTTTTTCCAAATCTTAGTGTTTTTTTTCttaatccccaatactctacccctacctagtgaaATGGGGATGGGGTTTTATGGGGATTGGGTGAAGGTAAGggtttcacccaatactctataGGATTATCCCCAATAATCCCCACAAAGCCTCTAGCGCTAAACAAAGCCCAAGCAGGTGTTGGAATACTTGTGCAGTATTGATACTTCGGACTTATTAAGGCGAGGTCCACTAAGTAAATCTCACGTTTATAAATGTTAAGTGGGTGCTTATAGTTGGTAGAAAGATTAATAAAGAGATTTCTCAATATTTTACTGTGTCAAACTTTATTTTACGCATTTAGTgaacttttgccgatcaactattTCGAGTACACTCCGCAACCTTGGACCGACTAGGCGGAAAAAGGGTTGTGGAACTGTTTCCACTTCTAGCGCCACAAACTGCTAACAGTGGAAGAGCAAATCGCAATAATTATCATGCCCATTCTAGCGTGAATGAAATCTCTCTATGGGCTTGCCAAATTAGAATCCTCCAGCCTAATAAACTGCAAGTGACACAATCACTGGATGTCATATTGTCATTGTTCTGTAGTCATCCGATAGCAATATGTGAGCTCCACGGGGAGCAAAAAACCGTGGACGTGTGTGCACACAGAATTGAGGTTAGCAAATAGCAAGTTGTTGCGAAAATAAAATTCTATAAAAATGGTTGTGGAAAGCCTACCAAGGAATTTCAGTTCTGGCCAAAAAAAATCTATAGGTTGAATTTTCTTGTGGTTATACTTATACCACGTAAAAACACAAAAGTAATGCTTGGGACGTTGGAATTTCACATGAAACAACTCAAATTCCacaggagcggtaagatttaactTTGATGCGTAGATTCCTTTGCTCAGCAAAACAAGATTTAGTTGTACATGGGATATATACatatggtatatatatatatatatatgaggtgATAAAATCAAGTATATAGCTACTTGACTACCTAATGCTAACATGAATGCTGTTTCAAGAAACAACACTAAAGTACAAATTATACCATGAGTGTGAGTGCATACAGGGTCTATATCTACATTTGTGACTGAAAATCATGGCCAAGAATGCCAAAAACCTATGTCCAACAGAAACGAATATTGCAAACCTGGTTTTCATTGGACCAAAATTATCACTCCAAGGATTCTCCTAACTGTGCGAATATTGTGATGGGTGTTGAACAAACTTCTTTCAGATCCTTTTGATACTTTAAAATGCCCCTGCATCTGAAAAATAGGTTCTTGTGCATCCACTGAAAAGAAGGTTACCTTGGGGCAACGGATTTGACAGTTCCATTCCCTGGACAAGAAAAACGTAGCATGAAAGTTAGGGCTTTATGCAACACAGAACACTAAACCTATCAACAAGTACATTACCTGCAGTAACTTTTAATCAATAAAACTACCAAGATTGTATAGGAAAAATGGTACACCACTTCTATTAATCTCCAAGTATACACAGATCAACAAGTACTCATTTGAAATTGCATAGACATCTAAATGTGCTGGTAGCCTGGTTACAGAATTAAATTAAGAGAGGTTGTGTACCACATAATTAAGTTCTTCATCTACAGATAGATTAAGACAACGAAAGTTTAAAGCAATAACTTACTTGAACTGGCGTAAATTCCAAACTTGACGTCAACCCGGACCTTACCCCACTGCTGCCGTACTTGTTCTCCTTGAATCTGATAAAACAAAGTAATGCGGAACCAAATTAATGATGTTGTAGAGACAAAAATATTAGGGATACAAATAAACATATTCCAGACGATACAAATTTAATGGTGAAAGCAAAGTAGATAAAATTATAGTGTGGATCAAAACGATCATATGAACAACATGCATCCGTATAAACAATCTGAAATCTGTGAGAGATATGTATGAAGATGTAATGGTAACTGTTGTACAACTAGTGAAGTAAAATCAGTCATGTGAAAAGAGTAAAACAAGGTaccaatgcaacaaaataagagATAGCCATTACTTGATAATTCTGTAGTATTTCCTATTACTTTCCTGTATATAAATTTATTGTGCACCTTTACTATGACTAACTGAGGACCAGCTTCACATTTTTGAAGAAAAATCCTTGCAGTTCTCAGCCATGTTGGCACAGGCTTGATAATGGAAATGTACTTTATGCTCCACCATAACATCGGATAAGTTCCATTTCAGGATAAAATGAGAAGAAATGAAAACATTAAATTGCTCACCCTTTAGAAACTTTAGCAGCAAGTTTGTTTTGACCGATTGACAACCGTAATTTCCCGCTTCCTGCTTGTCCAAGTAAGCCATACCCTTTCCCTAAGCCATCACCTAATAAAAAATACACAATTATGTCCGAAGAAACTATATTCAAGTTCATACATGGTCTATTCCGATTGACATGTATATCTACGGCAATAAGAAGTTTTACATGTATATAATAACTAACCTAATGAGCTCTTCTCTGGCACGCCAAACTGCATTCTATTTGCAAGCTTCATCATGTCGGTTTGTGCATATCTGCAAAATCAAGTACACAGTTATAAATTATAAGAGATAAGTAGCAGATTAACATGCATCGGCCAATTAATTAGAGAACTAGGCACGAGATTGTATAATATGTCCGCTTAAAAACCTTTCTTTCATTTTTCGGAGTCGGCGACCCCCTCTCTTCTTTTTATGAACAGAGTCAGGGACAGGGACTGGCTTTGGGAACTTTGCTTGTGGCGGTTCTTGCCATTTTCTGACTCTCTTGCGGATTTCTTCCAATAAGTTCTTCCCAGCTTTTCCAGTTGTATCACCTCTTATAGAATCAATTCTTGCTGCTAATGTTGATTTTGCAGCTATAAGCCTAAGAGAGCGAGTTCTTAAAGATGGAGGCGTGCTTTGCAATACTTCAGTCTGTTCAAGATAACCAGCACGAAACTGAGACACTGCACTAGAAAATCCACATGAATTTTTCTTCTTTGCTCCAAGAAGTTGCACATTACAGGCAGGCATTTTTGCTAATGCTTCCAAACCACCAGCATCTACCATTAGTTTTGAGGCAACATTGCTGCCAACAATGGCAGTAAGATTGGGTGCTATGTGTCCCATTCGGCTCGCGACGAAGTCAAGTATTTTCTTCTTTGCTGCATCTAGGGTAAGAGCTCTATCACATGCTTCATTAGTTTTTACTAAATTTACCTTAGAAAGAGGTTCCCTACTAGTTGATTCTGTCATAGTAATCCACATTATGTCCGCAGAAGGTAAAAGACCTTTCAAGTCAACTTGGGTTAAATCCACTTCATTTCCGATCTTCTTGACAACACGGGCATAATCAATTGGATGTTGAATCCGGGATTCTAATAGGGGAAGCTTAAGGTTATACTTGCCCCGTATGAAACTATGGACAGTACTGATCTCATTGTCAATATCTACTGATAAAGCGTTGCAATCAACAATAAGTTGGTAATCCAGGTCCTCCAGAATGCTTCCTTGATTGGGAACAGTTATGGCTCTCTGGACGGCATCTTCAACTTTCTGTTGCGAACAAGTGAAAATGGTCAGTATGCTGACCGAACAAAATGAATAGTGATGGAACTTAGAGCAGTTAAGGACTGAATTTTAAGTAGAATGGAGAGAAGAAATTATGGAATATACCAATGCTCACAAAATCAAAGTCAACTCTGATCGACACAGATACATTGAAGGAATGAACACAATTGCTCCATAAAAGGAAAGGTAGTTTGTTTGCTTACATTCTAAGATACATCCATGAATGTTTGATGAAGAATAGCAACGActaaagttagtatgagagggaaAAATTAAATGTTTATGTGATTCAGTAGCCATAATATACCTGAACATATGAAGGTTTCTTTGGTAAACTATTTAGCTTATCCGCAGTGAAAAACACTTGGAAATCCATTAAAAGTCCTAAGAATCAGGAACCATGGTGTCTTCCATTATATACTGGTATAGTTTTTCTGTTAGCCAGTCAGAAAAAATATTCCACAGCTGTTTTATATAATGCAACTAATTGGGGTGTAAAAGTCATATCTCTTACCTGCATTATGTCATTATAATATTGTGTCTTCTGAAGTTTTGAGATACTATCAAGATCGTCGCAATAAACAGATTTGATGAGGTCAGAGATGTTGCCATCAACATCTTCTTCCATATTCACTGCCTCTGCGTTTACCTCTTCCTGAAATATGGTAAGTACACATATGTCAGTAAGGAACAAATGTCGTTGTACCACATATTTTCTTtcaacaataaaaatataaatttgactCACTTGACAGGGTTCATTATCCGATAGCTCATCAAGATCAGCCAAGAAAGACTCAGCAAGGCTAGCCTGAAAATTTTCATTAGTTAGCACACCTTAGGAATTACTTGGTGTGAATAACTGAATGCGGACTTTGGATGTAATGAAGTAGCAATGTACAAAGGAATATGACTCTGAATATCTAAATAACCATGTTGAATATGAAGAAGTATCAGTATATATTTCGATCAGGCAAAGGGCGGGCACGAATAATTGTATGACCAAAGCGGCACCGAAAATTCTACAGCAAAAGAAGGTTATGAGGCTACATTTAGTCCCAGGCATAAAACCTGAGCAATATATAACCTGAATCCACAAGTGAAGTAAACAGTGACTCCTTAATTCAGCAATCCATA includes:
- the LOC124693060 gene encoding U4/U6 small nuclear ribonucleoprotein Prp31 homolog isoform X1, translated to MASLAESFLADLDELSDNEPCQEEVNAEAVNMEEDVDGNISDLIKSVYCDDLDSISKLQKTQYYNDIMQKVEDAVQRAITVPNQGSILEDLDYQLIVDCNALSVDIDNEISTVHSFIRGKYNLKLPLLESRIQHPIDYARVVKKIGNEVDLTQVDLKGLLPSADIMWITMTESTSREPLSKVNLVKTNEACDRALTLDAAKKKILDFVASRMGHIAPNLTAIVGSNVASKLMVDAGGLEALAKMPACNVQLLGAKKKNSCGFSSAVSQFRAGYLEQTEVLQSTPPSLRTRSLRLIAAKSTLAARIDSIRGDTTGKAGKNLLEEIRKRVRKWQEPPQAKFPKPVPVPDSVHKKKRGGRRLRKMKERYAQTDMMKLANRMQFGVPEKSSLGDGLGKGYGLLGQAGSGKLRLSIGQNKLAAKVSKG
- the LOC124693060 gene encoding U4/U6 small nuclear ribonucleoprotein Prp31 homolog isoform X2, producing MDFQVFFTADKLNSLPKKPSYVQKVEDAVQRAITVPNQGSILEDLDYQLIVDCNALSVDIDNEISTVHSFIRGKYNLKLPLLESRIQHPIDYARVVKKIGNEVDLTQVDLKGLLPSADIMWITMTESTSREPLSKVNLVKTNEACDRALTLDAAKKKILDFVASRMGHIAPNLTAIVGSNVASKLMVDAGGLEALAKMPACNVQLLGAKKKNSCGFSSAVSQFRAGYLEQTEVLQSTPPSLRTRSLRLIAAKSTLAARIDSIRGDTTGKAGKNLLEEIRKRVRKWQEPPQAKFPKPVPVPDSVHKKKRGGRRLRKMKERYAQTDMMKLANRMQFGVPEKSSLGDGLGKGYGLLGQAGSGKLRLSIGQNKLAAKVSKG